TAATTTCGCTTTCGCCCACATATCCATCTTCTCCAACGTTTAATGCTGGAAACATCTCATCACGGTGAATAAAAGTACTGTAGCGAGAATTACCCTTTTTCGGATATGCGAAGAATATGTATCCTTTTTCAATTAGTAATTCTTCATTACTAATAATAAAATTTGTTTGTTTCACCATTTCATCTAGTGTTTCTACAAAAATAAAAATAGCATCGTGTTCTTTTGAAAATACAGTTTCTTTTCCTGTAAAAACTTCGTAATCACTTGGCTCATTAATAACAACCATATTCGTATACTTATTAAGTTTCAATTTATCGATAATTGACATGAAGATCTTCCTTTACATTCAAAATTCATTGTTATACTTTTTCATACTGTTCTAGTGTATTATATCTATTAAGAAAATCAAACTTTAATAATTGTTTTAAATTAAAATAACCGATTCTTCATAAGAACCGGCTAGCTATTTGTTTTATCATAACTCAATAGCAAATAAAGTATATAAAAGCTCTCTATATTGATCTTCTGTAATTTCACGTTTCGTTTTTTCACCATGAACTATTTCAGTGAAACTAGTATTGGTTAAAGAGACATGGCCAGAGTCCGTCAATTTGACTGCAATTGGGCCCTTATTGAAAATAGATTTCTCATCTTCTACTACTCTTTTTTGAACATCATTCACTACTATTTCATCAATCATACGATTATAAAAAGCATGACATACTTTCCACTCACCGTTCGTATCTTTTCTTT
This genomic window from Bacillus anthracis str. Vollum contains:
- a CDS encoding YdeI/OmpD-associated family protein — its product is MSIIDKLKLNKYTNMVVINEPSDYEVFTGKETVFSKEHDAIFIFVETLDEMVKQTNFIISNEELLIEKGYIFFAYPKKGNSRYSTFIHRDEMFPALNVGEDGYVGESEIKFARMVSMDDIFTVVGLKREKKKVTKTPAMSQCVADYADRIQDVEALLANHPNELKFYQSLTPGYQKDWARNLFSVKQEKTREKRLEKMIEVLSQGYKTIELFRKKKK